A DNA window from Pseudodesulfovibrio thermohalotolerans contains the following coding sequences:
- a CDS encoding HD-GYP domain-containing protein, translating to MTPEPTLNPPDSSDFLPTTLHQFALSLGNAIDAKDPHTSMHSDEVAEVSWALALAMGIPPGRAAAIHVAGHLHDIGKIGVPDSVLGKRCPLTTAEWQAVRHHPEAGAAILEPVAALNRLGVVDMVLHHHERWDGTGYPHGLKGTAIPLGARIISVADSLSAMLQDRPYRPALTIDRACREIDRCAGSQFDPRVVDAFRLASGNILRLVSAPLACG from the coding sequence ATGACGCCGGAGCCGACCCTGAACCCTCCGGATTCAAGCGATTTTCTTCCCACGACCCTGCACCAGTTCGCTTTGTCCCTGGGCAACGCCATCGACGCCAAGGACCCGCATACCTCGATGCACTCCGACGAGGTGGCTGAAGTTTCCTGGGCATTGGCTCTGGCCATGGGGATTCCGCCGGGCAGGGCGGCCGCTATACATGTTGCCGGGCACCTCCACGACATCGGGAAGATCGGCGTCCCCGATTCGGTGCTTGGGAAAAGATGCCCCCTCACCACAGCCGAATGGCAGGCCGTGCGTCATCACCCCGAGGCGGGAGCCGCCATTCTCGAACCCGTGGCCGCACTCAACCGCCTCGGTGTGGTGGACATGGTTTTGCATCACCACGAGCGGTGGGACGGCACAGGGTATCCACACGGCCTCAAGGGGACGGCCATCCCGCTTGGCGCGCGCATCATCAGCGTGGCCGATTCGCTTTCCGCCATGCTTCAGGACAGGCCTTATCGTCCGGCCCTGACCATCGACAGAGCGTGCCGCGAGATCGATCGGTGCGCAGGCTCCCAATTCGATCCCCGGGTGGTGGACGCCTTCCGCCTTGCATCCGGAAATATCCTTCGGCTCGTGTCCGCCCCTTTGGCCTGCGGGTAA
- a CDS encoding DUF47 domain-containing protein, protein MTLRIPFFGLLGKRSPMEGLVEHYDKIAECISAIDESLECYVSGGVCREFKELNKTVDEIENHADSIKRNIRNHLPQGLFMAVEKHLFLSYTKSQDNILDAAQDALHWLAIRPIVIPEDTQKDLIYLLDSVAKCTALLGPALKSTIALLNGESLDREGTKECYRRVRRERDEVRRRKNDLEKKIFDKDIDFKAIYQLIHFVDCLDNMGHNTENCAELLRSMIAR, encoded by the coding sequence ATGACATTGAGAATCCCCTTCTTCGGCCTGCTCGGTAAGCGTTCCCCCATGGAAGGGCTGGTCGAGCATTACGACAAGATCGCCGAGTGCATTTCCGCCATCGATGAATCCCTTGAGTGCTATGTTTCCGGCGGGGTGTGCCGCGAGTTCAAGGAACTGAACAAGACCGTGGACGAGATCGAGAATCATGCCGACTCGATCAAGCGGAACATCCGCAACCATCTGCCTCAGGGCCTGTTCATGGCCGTTGAGAAACACCTGTTCCTGTCCTACACCAAGAGCCAGGACAACATCCTCGACGCGGCTCAGGACGCCCTGCATTGGCTGGCCATCCGCCCGATCGTCATTCCCGAGGACACCCAGAAGGACCTGATCTATCTCTTGGATTCCGTGGCCAAATGCACGGCGCTTCTCGGCCCCGCGCTCAAGTCCACCATCGCGCTGCTCAACGGTGAGTCTCTGGACCGCGAGGGCACCAAGGAGTGCTATCGCAGGGTTCGTAGGGAGCGCGACGAAGTCCGCCGCCGCAAGAACGATCTGGAGAAAAAGATTTTCGACAAGGATATCGATTTCAAGGCGATCTACCAGCTCATCCACTTCGTGGATTGCCTCGACAATATGGGGCACAACACGGAGAACTGCGCCGAGCTGTTGCGTTCCATGATCGCCAGATAA
- a CDS encoding inorganic phosphate transporter, whose amino-acid sequence MDIYDLFLYLSVGAGFLMAFNLGANDVANSMASAVGARAITVKQAVFIAGSLNFVGAVFLGSHVTATISKGIINPEVISDPKLVMIGMFAALLAAGIWVLVATLTSLPVSSTHSIVGAITGFGLVAGGPDVVNWLKMGGIVLSWVISPFFAAAIAYFIFTHIRRYILFQHHFIRQAKKWAPIWVAITLSMISLSFLYKTPAGKSLNLHWLVSLGIAGFLALLAWAAARVFVGKIVLDEEEGAEGVERVFRKMLVGTSCYVALSQGANDVANAIGPVAAIYLIAKEHVLLARAEVPWPMLVLGGFGIAVGIALLGHKVMATVGEKITTLTNTRGFAVDFGAASTVLVASNLGLPVSTTHAAVGGVVGVGLARGFSAVDFRVLLRIVAYWVATVPIAALTSIVIFVLLKWLCYG is encoded by the coding sequence ATGGATATTTACGATCTGTTCTTATACCTGTCCGTGGGGGCCGGTTTCCTCATGGCCTTCAACCTCGGCGCCAACGACGTGGCCAACTCCATGGCCTCGGCCGTCGGCGCCAGGGCCATCACGGTTAAACAGGCCGTGTTCATCGCGGGCTCCCTCAACTTCGTGGGCGCGGTTTTTCTCGGCTCCCACGTCACCGCAACAATCAGCAAGGGTATCATCAATCCGGAGGTCATCTCGGACCCGAAGCTGGTGATGATCGGCATGTTCGCCGCGCTTCTCGCGGCGGGCATATGGGTTCTGGTGGCCACATTGACCTCGCTGCCGGTGTCGTCCACGCACTCCATCGTCGGGGCGATCACCGGATTCGGCCTGGTGGCGGGAGGACCGGACGTGGTCAACTGGCTCAAGATGGGCGGCATCGTCCTGTCGTGGGTAATCTCCCCATTCTTTGCCGCAGCCATTGCCTACTTCATCTTCACGCACATACGACGATACATTCTCTTCCAGCATCACTTCATCCGCCAAGCAAAGAAATGGGCGCCCATCTGGGTGGCCATTACCCTCTCCATGATCTCCCTTTCCTTTCTATACAAGACACCGGCCGGCAAGTCCCTGAACCTGCACTGGCTGGTATCGTTGGGCATCGCCGGGTTCCTGGCCCTGCTTGCCTGGGCCGCGGCCCGGGTTTTCGTGGGCAAGATCGTCCTCGACGAGGAGGAAGGCGCCGAGGGCGTGGAGCGGGTCTTCCGCAAGATGCTGGTTGGCACTTCCTGCTATGTGGCCCTCTCCCAGGGGGCCAACGACGTGGCCAACGCCATCGGGCCTGTCGCGGCCATCTACCTCATCGCCAAGGAGCATGTGCTCCTCGCGCGGGCCGAGGTTCCGTGGCCCATGCTTGTTCTGGGCGGCTTTGGCATAGCGGTGGGCATCGCGCTGCTGGGGCATAAGGTCATGGCCACCGTGGGCGAGAAAATCACCACTCTGACCAACACCCGGGGGTTCGCCGTCGACTTTGGCGCGGCCTCCACTGTATTGGTCGCCTCCAATCTCGGCTTGCCGGTATCCACCACCCACGCGGCTGTGGGCGGCGTGGTCGGCGTGGGGTTGGCCCGCGGCTTTTCGGCCGTGGATTTCCGGGTCCTGTTGCGCATCGTCGCCTACTGGGTGGCCACTGTCCCGATCGCGGCCCTGACCAGTATAGTTATCTTTGTGCTGCTCAAATGGTTGTGTTACGGCTAG
- the mutL gene encoding DNA mismatch repair endonuclease MutL: MTALSEIRVLPPGLKNQIAAGEVVERPASVVKELVENALDAGATRVDVTVEQGGRSLIVVQDNGAGIAAGQLNLAVTRHATSKIRDFHDLSSIGSFGFRGEALPSIASVSRFIMTSRAAGAAEAAFIEVRAGEVHAEGPAALAAGTRVEVRDLFASTPARLKFLKTDSTENRRCQDVLMRASLAHLDTGFSLTVGGRELFRLPPGQALADRLASFWPPTVCESLSPFDCEREGFRASGVAGSPNTAQGRGDRILLYVNGRPVQDKLMLSAVRQAYKGMLLSREYPQMVLFLDLPRDEVDVNVHPAKLEVRFIDERRVFSVIRSGVLQALSGRDEETAFGFPASEPRIDPAPAAFSGAGSVFRETGPEERSGGSHRPEGFGEAKFSTYKAFKEDRARSLDLPVPPPAPFVPTERPDGYAPDQVREPGPDALRPASLAGSGYTYLGQIADTYLVLRRGADMFLVDQHAAHERVLLAAMRDQRRKGDSQPLALALELPLHPSEAEVLASLREDLRAMGFVIEMDGPAKALVRGIPPTLETGEAREYLKDALAEKARGLDDLWTMMACKTAIKANQPLAVDEALALLETWLETPEREFCPHGRPVVLRWTPSDLEKLFKRK, translated from the coding sequence ATGACCGCATTGTCTGAAATTCGCGTATTGCCTCCGGGGCTCAAGAACCAGATCGCCGCAGGCGAGGTGGTCGAGCGTCCGGCCAGCGTCGTCAAGGAACTGGTGGAGAACGCCCTGGACGCCGGGGCGACCCGCGTGGACGTCACCGTAGAGCAGGGCGGCCGCTCCCTCATCGTGGTTCAGGACAATGGAGCGGGTATTGCGGCCGGTCAGCTCAACCTGGCCGTGACCCGGCACGCCACCAGCAAGATCCGCGATTTTCACGATCTGTCCTCCATAGGCTCTTTCGGATTCCGGGGCGAGGCCCTGCCGTCCATAGCGTCTGTTTCCCGCTTTATCATGACCTCCCGCGCCGCCGGGGCCGCCGAAGCCGCCTTCATCGAGGTGCGCGCGGGCGAGGTTCATGCCGAGGGGCCTGCCGCGCTGGCCGCCGGCACCCGTGTGGAGGTCCGGGACCTGTTCGCCTCCACTCCGGCCCGGCTCAAGTTTCTCAAAACCGATTCCACCGAGAACCGGCGCTGCCAGGATGTGCTCATGCGTGCATCCCTGGCCCACCTCGATACCGGCTTTTCCCTGACGGTGGGCGGACGCGAACTCTTTCGCCTGCCGCCCGGCCAGGCGTTGGCCGACCGGCTCGCCTCCTTCTGGCCTCCGACCGTTTGCGAAAGCCTCAGCCCTTTCGATTGTGAACGCGAGGGCTTTCGCGCCAGCGGCGTGGCCGGTTCCCCCAACACGGCCCAGGGGCGCGGCGACCGCATCCTGCTCTACGTCAACGGCCGCCCGGTGCAGGACAAGCTCATGCTTTCGGCCGTGCGTCAGGCGTACAAGGGGATGCTCCTGTCCCGCGAATATCCGCAGATGGTGCTGTTCCTTGATTTGCCCCGCGACGAGGTGGATGTGAACGTGCATCCGGCCAAACTCGAAGTGCGCTTCATCGATGAGCGGCGCGTCTTCTCGGTCATCCGTTCGGGCGTGCTTCAGGCCCTGTCCGGTCGGGATGAGGAAACCGCTTTCGGATTCCCGGCCTCGGAACCCCGTATCGACCCCGCTCCCGCCGCCTTTTCCGGCGCGGGCTCTGTTTTCCGGGAGACAGGTCCCGAGGAACGCTCCGGGGGCAGCCATCGACCAGAAGGGTTCGGGGAAGCGAAATTTTCCACCTACAAGGCGTTCAAGGAGGACCGGGCGCGCTCCCTGGACCTTCCGGTACCGCCGCCAGCGCCCTTCGTTCCGACAGAGCGGCCGGACGGGTACGCCCCGGACCAGGTCCGCGAACCCGGGCCGGATGCCCTGCGGCCCGCGTCCCTTGCGGGCAGCGGATACACTTACCTCGGTCAGATCGCCGATACCTATCTGGTCCTGCGCCGGGGGGCCGACATGTTCCTGGTGGACCAGCACGCGGCCCACGAGCGGGTTCTGCTCGCCGCCATGCGCGACCAGCGCAGGAAGGGTGACTCCCAACCGCTGGCCCTGGCCCTGGAGCTGCCCCTGCACCCCAGCGAGGCCGAGGTTCTGGCCTCCCTGCGCGAGGATTTGCGCGCCATGGGCTTTGTCATCGAGATGGACGGTCCGGCCAAAGCTCTGGTCAGGGGAATTCCCCCGACCCTTGAAACCGGCGAGGCTCGGGAGTATCTGAAGGACGCCCTGGCCGAAAAGGCCAGGGGGCTGGACGACCTGTGGACCATGATGGCCTGCAAGACCGCCATCAAGGCCAATCAGCCGCTGGCCGTGGACGAGGCCCTGGCTCTGTTGGAGACCTGGCTTGAGACGCCCGAGCGCGAGTTCTGCCCGCACGGCAGGCCCGTGGTCCTGCGCTGGACGCCTTCCGATCTTGAGAAACTGTTCAAGAGAAAATGA
- a CDS encoding HAMP domain-containing sensor histidine kinase codes for MKLRSFQMRILLWTWGLLLMAMAVVFFYSTSIVGDELVTEAEIRTRHQIEAIEWLIRDHSLFESDQDFAEWLDALAFKLNSRITYIVNGRVVADSEVPYADLGSLDDHGSRPEVLAAQKDGWGVNVRHSDTLGKDMLYVAREFSGLTSVDGGILRMAVPFSHVSARLDLLRTNLIWLFLGTFALAVVLSVIMSHNMGRDIRSFSDLAKSIGEGDYSKRLRAVPGGEFKPLAESINAMAQSIERNIELIQDQKGQLQAVFGGMREGVLTVDAHGRIESFNNSLDEMFNLPSSTIGRSPIEVIRRYEIQDLVDHIIAEPEAGPKSIQIDIMDTRTVEVTAERFLDQNGVRKVILVFYDITEMKRSEKGLKDFVANASHQLRTPLTSIKGYTETLLDMPPNDPEAARRFLETVLKNADHMDKVISSMLALAKSEQAGKLLKMTPLSGREHLSRAIDDLAVWASERDITFRTRTPDDEMMVMGETDGLLHVFHNLLNNAVKYSPDGGVVTVSAEDDGESIVFCVEDQGPGISREHSTKVFERFYRVDENTIDGSGSAGLGLAICRRIVKNLGGEIWHDGYGEDVRGARFCFRLNKPEETVL; via the coding sequence ATGAAACTGCGCTCTTTTCAAATGCGGATCCTGCTGTGGACCTGGGGGCTGCTCCTCATGGCCATGGCCGTGGTCTTTTTCTACTCCACGAGCATCGTGGGCGACGAGCTGGTCACCGAGGCGGAAATCCGCACGCGCCACCAGATCGAGGCCATCGAGTGGCTCATCCGCGACCACTCGCTGTTCGAATCCGATCAGGATTTCGCCGAGTGGCTTGATGCGTTGGCCTTCAAGCTTAATTCCCGGATCACCTATATCGTGAACGGACGGGTGGTGGCCGATTCGGAGGTGCCCTACGCCGATCTCGGATCACTGGACGACCACGGGAGCCGCCCCGAGGTCCTGGCCGCCCAGAAGGACGGCTGGGGGGTCAACGTCCGCCACTCCGACACCCTTGGCAAAGACATGCTCTATGTGGCCCGGGAGTTTTCCGGGCTGACTTCCGTGGACGGGGGCATCCTGCGCATGGCCGTCCCGTTCTCCCATGTCAGCGCGCGCCTGGACCTGCTGCGCACCAATCTCATCTGGCTCTTCCTGGGCACCTTCGCGTTGGCCGTCGTACTGAGCGTTATCATGTCGCACAACATGGGCCGCGACATCCGGTCCTTTTCCGATCTGGCGAAGTCCATCGGGGAGGGCGATTATTCAAAAAGATTGCGGGCCGTGCCCGGCGGCGAGTTCAAGCCGCTGGCCGAGTCTATCAACGCCATGGCCCAGTCCATCGAGCGCAACATCGAACTCATCCAGGACCAGAAGGGGCAGTTGCAGGCCGTATTCGGCGGAATGCGCGAGGGCGTGCTGACCGTGGACGCGCATGGCCGCATCGAGTCCTTCAACAACTCCCTGGACGAAATGTTCAACCTGCCTTCGTCCACCATCGGCCGGTCGCCCATCGAGGTCATCCGGCGCTACGAAATTCAGGATCTGGTGGACCATATCATCGCCGAGCCCGAAGCCGGGCCGAAGTCCATTCAGATCGACATCATGGACACGCGCACCGTCGAGGTCACCGCGGAGCGGTTTCTGGACCAGAACGGGGTGCGCAAAGTCATCCTGGTTTTCTACGACATCACCGAAATGAAGCGCAGCGAGAAGGGGCTCAAGGATTTCGTGGCCAACGCCTCTCATCAGCTTCGCACACCCCTGACCTCGATCAAGGGGTACACCGAGACGCTGCTGGACATGCCTCCGAACGATCCCGAGGCCGCCCGCCGGTTCCTGGAAACCGTGCTCAAGAACGCGGATCACATGGACAAGGTCATTTCCAGTATGCTCGCGCTTGCCAAGTCCGAGCAGGCTGGCAAGCTGCTTAAAATGACGCCTCTTTCCGGGCGCGAGCATCTGTCCCGCGCCATCGACGACCTGGCCGTGTGGGCCTCGGAGCGCGACATCACCTTCCGCACCCGCACCCCGGACGACGAGATGATGGTCATGGGCGAAACGGACGGGCTGCTGCACGTCTTCCACAACCTGCTCAACAATGCGGTCAAGTACAGCCCCGACGGCGGGGTCGTAACGGTCAGCGCGGAAGACGACGGCGAGTCCATCGTGTTTTGCGTCGAGGACCAGGGGCCGGGCATCTCGCGCGAGCATTCCACCAAGGTGTTCGAACGTTTCTACCGGGTGGACGAGAACACCATCGACGGGTCGGGCAGCGCCGGACTGGGGCTTGCCATCTGCCGTCGCATCGTCAAGAACCTGGGCGGCGAGATCTGGCACGACGGCTACGGCGAGGATGTGCGCGGCGCGCGCTTCTGCTTCCGCCTGAACAAACCCGAGGAAACGGTCCTGTAG
- the alr gene encoding alanine racemase produces the protein MIDYNKLRVRIHLDNLRHNYRLFAGIHDNVIPVIKSDAYGHGLVEVANALEKDGATTFAVGFVHEAAKLRDSGCDKRILALLGPVSDEDIRLLWSHRILTPISHFAQLRRVLAVSEELGSLEIGLKFDTGMRRLGFLPEEVGEVAALLKGSGVTPVMATSHLARADEPGREQDVALQARRFRAALDGLAEAGFEVEANLANSAGGMIHDVCRLDSMRLGIGLYGCDPLEGRGCETLPGRLMPAMEVSAPVMQVHPLKKGESISYGWTFTAERDSTVAIVGVGYADNYSRALSNRGEMVIHGRRVPIRGRVCMQMTAVDVTDLMGEGKDVLPGDEAWLLGGPGDNPVTPEDLAGWCGTITYEAFCLLGQNRREYV, from the coding sequence ATGATCGACTACAACAAACTGCGCGTGCGCATCCACCTGGACAACCTTCGCCACAACTACCGCCTGTTCGCCGGAATCCACGATAACGTCATCCCGGTCATCAAGTCCGACGCCTACGGGCACGGGCTTGTCGAGGTGGCCAACGCCCTGGAAAAGGACGGCGCGACGACTTTCGCCGTGGGCTTTGTCCATGAAGCGGCCAAGCTGCGCGATTCGGGTTGCGACAAGCGCATCCTGGCCCTGCTCGGTCCGGTCTCCGACGAGGATATCCGTCTTTTGTGGAGCCACCGCATCCTGACCCCCATATCCCATTTCGCCCAGCTCAGGCGGGTCCTGGCCGTGTCCGAGGAGCTTGGTTCCCTGGAGATCGGGCTCAAGTTCGACACGGGTATGCGCCGCCTCGGCTTTCTTCCCGAGGAAGTGGGCGAGGTCGCGGCCCTGCTCAAGGGGAGCGGGGTTACGCCGGTCATGGCCACCTCCCATCTGGCTCGCGCCGATGAACCGGGCCGTGAGCAGGATGTGGCCTTGCAGGCCCGGCGGTTCCGTGCCGCCCTGGACGGACTGGCCGAGGCCGGATTCGAGGTGGAGGCCAACCTGGCCAACTCCGCGGGAGGCATGATCCACGACGTCTGCCGCCTGGATTCCATGCGCCTGGGCATCGGCCTGTATGGCTGCGATCCCCTTGAGGGGAGAGGCTGCGAGACCCTGCCGGGGCGGCTCATGCCCGCCATGGAGGTCTCGGCTCCGGTCATGCAGGTCCATCCGCTGAAGAAGGGCGAATCCATCAGCTATGGCTGGACTTTCACCGCCGAACGCGACTCCACGGTGGCTATTGTCGGCGTGGGCTACGCCGACAACTACAGCCGCGCCCTGTCCAACCGGGGCGAGATGGTCATCCACGGCAGGCGCGTGCCCATCCGGGGCAGGGTGTGTATGCAGATGACCGCGGTTGACGTGACAGACCTTATGGGTGAAGGGAAAGATGTCCTTCCGGGCGACGAGGCGTGGCTCCTGGGCGGTCCCGGAGACAACCCCGTGACTCCCGAGGACCTTGCCGGGTGGTGCGGGACCATCACCTATGAAGCGTTCTGCCTGCTGGGGCAGAACAGGCGCGAATACGTATAA
- a CDS encoding YbaY family lipoprotein, whose product MLRPTRFLVPAIAAALLLLTAIGGCASTSGKAEQPAKSQPSATMKVSVTYRERMLLPPGCTLFVELENLSRLDPNDRGVADAFLPIKAAPPFKVVLGYDQSRIVDTLRYAVSARIEFRGQVLFSGNTRLDSPPWAEGKAVEVTVKQVKR is encoded by the coding sequence ATGCTACGCCCAACCCGTTTCCTTGTCCCGGCCATCGCGGCCGCGCTCCTGCTCCTGACCGCCATTGGCGGTTGCGCCTCCACATCCGGCAAGGCGGAACAACCCGCCAAAAGCCAGCCTTCCGCGACCATGAAGGTATCGGTAACCTATCGCGAGCGGATGCTTTTGCCTCCGGGCTGCACATTGTTCGTGGAATTGGAGAACCTCTCCCGGCTCGATCCGAACGACAGAGGCGTGGCCGATGCATTCCTGCCCATCAAGGCCGCGCCGCCCTTCAAGGTAGTCCTCGGATACGACCAATCGCGAATCGTCGACACGTTGCGTTACGCAGTATCAGCCCGCATCGAATTCAGGGGCCAGGTTCTCTTTTCCGGCAACACGCGGCTCGACTCCCCGCCCTGGGCCGAGGGCAAGGCCGTGGAGGTGACGGTCAAGCAGGTCAAACGATAG
- a CDS encoding LPS-assembly protein LptD — translation MKLKLSRISLTAGALLVLSLCLPWTIMGQSPDLNRVRKYVPDAPAQAPAGNEWTFSADRVSGDHTSEYVEAFGNVSLSLGDDQLRADFARYYQSTGWVFLKGNIRAHWGGDFLQADEGEFDLTNMTGWLKNGKLFMAKPHIYVEAERVGKAVGDSYTFKNAKVTSCAGEKPAWSVTTEEGDIDLDGRIKLYRSAFRVKDVPVFFWPYMVLPGRGDRQSGFLMPYLSSSKKLGIQVNLPYFWVINDEMDATFYQNFMSKRGYMQGVEFRHTEDASSRGLWQADFLSDNISAAKEEDEWDDYRDDGLTRKNHDRWWVRGKYDGWLGSPQWKIKLDLDMVSDQNYLRDFQDGPTGFDKTREEFLDVFGRDIENKDSLHRLNKAYVSRSWDRFGVVGLAQYDQNLAYRNGNNPDSMNPTVQILPELNAFAFQQSLGAGFEGAMDAKYDYFHREYGDSGHRIKLTPELKYPMTSRYLTVIPSISLDHTAYSLTHRESVGDLEVVGTGGRDEVIDTTKIKDGFQTRTTWTGGFSAFSEMTRTFAMDEVPKADPSLAGTSRWTRLKNSIMPRVDYVYASHATGQEKLPYFDTYDRVEGRNEVTYSLTSVLDRRRDKVVLSPGSSGEPAAKVARDYLDFLRFRVEQTYDIRESQRMDERDRYERRPFSDVMAELRIKPANFVDFVTRNWFSPYKGDMTQSDNSIRFYKSGLGEITVGYDFLQSLDEYKRTREDSMSIIRMEGEWEINEAVTVGARYRHDFVDEQDLERTLYLDWAAECYTLHFVFSQESNDTRFEVGFDLLTF, via the coding sequence GGCGTTCGGCAACGTCTCCCTGAGCTTGGGCGACGACCAGCTTCGCGCGGACTTTGCGCGCTACTACCAGTCCACGGGCTGGGTATTTCTCAAGGGGAACATCCGTGCCCATTGGGGCGGCGACTTCCTCCAGGCGGACGAGGGCGAGTTCGACCTGACCAATATGACCGGCTGGCTCAAGAACGGGAAGCTGTTCATGGCCAAACCGCACATCTACGTCGAGGCCGAGCGCGTGGGCAAGGCCGTGGGCGATTCCTACACCTTCAAGAACGCCAAGGTGACTTCCTGCGCGGGCGAGAAGCCTGCCTGGTCCGTGACCACCGAGGAGGGCGACATCGACCTGGACGGGCGCATCAAGCTGTACCGTTCGGCCTTCCGGGTTAAGGACGTGCCGGTCTTCTTCTGGCCCTACATGGTCCTGCCCGGCCGGGGGGACCGCCAGTCCGGCTTCCTCATGCCCTATCTGTCCAGCTCGAAAAAACTCGGTATTCAGGTCAACCTGCCGTATTTCTGGGTCATCAACGACGAGATGGACGCCACTTTCTACCAGAATTTCATGAGCAAGCGCGGCTATATGCAGGGCGTCGAGTTCCGCCACACCGAGGACGCCTCGTCCCGGGGCCTGTGGCAGGCGGATTTCCTGAGCGACAATATCAGCGCGGCCAAGGAAGAGGACGAGTGGGATGATTACCGGGACGACGGGCTGACCCGCAAGAACCACGACCGCTGGTGGGTGCGTGGCAAGTATGACGGCTGGCTCGGCAGTCCCCAGTGGAAGATCAAGCTCGACCTGGACATGGTCTCGGACCAGAATTACCTGCGCGATTTTCAGGACGGACCCACCGGATTCGACAAGACCCGCGAGGAGTTCCTCGACGTCTTTGGCCGCGACATCGAGAACAAGGACTCCCTGCACCGGCTGAACAAGGCCTACGTCAGCCGCAGTTGGGACCGTTTCGGCGTGGTCGGATTGGCCCAGTACGACCAAAACCTGGCCTATCGGAACGGAAACAACCCGGATAGCATGAATCCGACCGTTCAAATCCTGCCCGAGCTGAACGCGTTCGCCTTCCAGCAGTCGCTGGGCGCCGGTTTCGAGGGGGCGATGGACGCCAAGTACGATTACTTCCATCGCGAATATGGGGATTCGGGGCACCGTATCAAGCTTACTCCCGAGCTCAAGTACCCCATGACAAGCCGTTACCTGACGGTCATTCCATCGATTTCCCTGGATCATACGGCCTACTCCCTGACACACCGCGAGTCCGTGGGCGACCTGGAGGTCGTCGGCACCGGCGGCCGGGACGAGGTCATCGACACCACCAAGATCAAGGACGGCTTCCAGACCAGGACCACGTGGACCGGTGGCTTTTCGGCCTTTTCCGAGATGACCCGGACCTTTGCTATGGACGAAGTCCCCAAGGCCGATCCCAGTCTGGCCGGGACGTCCCGCTGGACCCGGTTGAAGAATTCCATCATGCCCCGAGTGGACTACGTGTATGCGTCCCACGCCACAGGCCAGGAGAAGCTGCCCTATTTTGACACCTACGACCGGGTGGAGGGCAGAAACGAAGTGACCTATTCCCTGACCAGCGTTCTCGACCGGCGGCGCGACAAGGTGGTCCTCTCGCCTGGATCGAGCGGCGAACCCGCCGCCAAGGTGGCCCGCGACTATCTCGACTTCCTGCGCTTCCGGGTGGAGCAGACCTACGACATCCGCGAGTCCCAGCGAATGGACGAGCGCGATCGTTACGAGCGCAGGCCGTTTTCGGATGTCATGGCCGAGTTGCGGATCAAGCCCGCCAATTTCGTGGACTTCGTGACCCGCAACTGGTTCTCGCCGTACAAGGGCGATATGACTCAGAGCGATAACTCTATTCGCTTCTACAAAAGCGGCCTGGGCGAGATAACCGTTGGCTACGATTTCCTGCAAAGCCTGGACGAGTACAAGCGCACCCGCGAGGATTCCATGTCCATCATCAGGATGGAGGGCGAATGGGAAATCAACGAGGCCGTGACCGTTGGGGCGCGGTACCGACACGACTTCGTGGACGAGCAGGATTTGGAACGCACTCTCTACCTGGATTGGGCGGCCGAGTGCTACACGCTCCATTTCGTCTTTTCCCAGGAGTCCAACGACACCCGCTTCGAAGTCGGCTTCGACCTGCTGACTTTCTAG
- a CDS encoding tetratricopeptide repeat protein, with the protein MSSLKKLGMLNREGMRACNEGRPGDALFQLTQADSLARSLNSPLHEAKVRNNMGLVYQLSGKYEEARVSFRIAASRAVEGGAENSGLHRVIMSNLGSLSAARGRAA; encoded by the coding sequence ATGAGTTCGTTGAAAAAACTCGGTATGCTGAATCGCGAAGGAATGCGGGCCTGCAACGAAGGCCGCCCCGGCGACGCCCTGTTCCAGTTGACCCAGGCCGACAGCCTGGCCCGGTCGCTCAATTCGCCCCTGCACGAGGCCAAGGTGCGCAACAACATGGGGCTGGTCTATCAGCTTTCCGGAAAATACGAAGAGGCGCGCGTCAGCTTTCGCATCGCGGCCAGCCGCGCCGTGGAAGGCGGAGCCGAGAACTCGGGCCTGCACCGGGTTATCATGAGCAACCTGGGCTCTCTGTCCGCCGCCAGAGGCAGGGCCGCCTAG